From a single Staphylococcus epidermidis genomic region:
- a CDS encoding ATP phosphoribosyltransferase regulatory subunit — protein MNNTIISMKEKELRFLKFFHQQKYNVVDFNLIEELDWRRLTHEDLQQMDERSFWQQNKSIYALRNDFTDQLFRYYSNYPTHLKKVAYAGDIIRDNRVIKQVGIENYEPQFDNITQNFLDFQYFIQNVLHDDIQFVILGHYQLIDALLEKNHQTREVMEMIEERNLSGLIQKLTFNHPIIQILKENTLNQLKILSHYLPERHPAMVAIQSWAQWFTDHGITEIHLDVTAQAPRSYYKGIFIKCHLKNTTHSVLTGGYYHGSLEGFGLGLTL, from the coding sequence ATGAACAATACCATCATTTCAATGAAAGAAAAGGAATTACGTTTTTTAAAGTTTTTTCATCAACAAAAGTATAATGTTGTAGATTTTAACTTAATTGAAGAATTGGATTGGCGACGATTGACTCATGAGGATTTGCAACAAATGGATGAAAGAAGCTTTTGGCAACAAAATAAATCTATTTATGCATTAAGAAATGATTTTACCGATCAATTATTCAGATATTATTCGAACTATCCAACACATTTAAAAAAAGTAGCTTATGCAGGGGATATTATCAGAGATAACAGAGTTATAAAGCAAGTCGGCATTGAGAACTACGAGCCACAATTTGATAATATCACTCAAAATTTCTTAGATTTCCAATATTTTATTCAAAACGTACTTCATGATGACATTCAATTTGTCATTTTAGGTCACTATCAATTGATTGATGCACTTTTAGAGAAAAATCATCAAACTAGAGAAGTTATGGAGATGATAGAAGAACGTAATTTATCAGGGCTTATTCAAAAACTAACTTTCAATCATCCCATCATTCAAATTCTTAAAGAGAACACATTAAATCAACTTAAAATACTCTCTCATTATTTACCTGAGCGACACCCTGCAATGGTGGCAATTCAATCTTGGGCACAATGGTTTACTGATCATGGGATTACTGAAATCCACCTTGATGTAACTGCACAAGCGCCTAGATCTTATTACAAAGGTATTTTTATAAAATGTCATCTTAAAAATACTACTCATAGCGTTTTGACAGGTGGATATTATCACGGTTCACTAGAAGGTTTTGGTTTAGGATTAACACTTTAA
- the lqo gene encoding L-lactate dehydrogenase (quinone): MANKESKNVVIIGAGVLSTTFGSMIKELEPDWNIKLYERLDRPGIESSNERNNAGTGHAALCELNYTVQQPDGSIDIEKAKEINEQFEISKQFWGHLVKSGNISNPRDFINPLPHISFVRGKNNVKFLKNRYEAMRNFPMFDNIEYTEDIEEMRKWMPLMMTGRTGNEIMAASKIDEGTDVNYGELTRKMAKSIEKHPNADVQYNHEVINFNRRKDGTWEVKVKNRNSGDVETVLADYVFIGAGGGAIPLLQKTGIPESKHLGGFPISGQFLICTNPDVINEHDVKVYGKEPPGTPPMTVPHLDTRYIEGERTLLFGPFANIGPKFLRNGSNLDLFKSVKPYNITTLLASAVKNLPLIKYSIDQVLMTKEGCMNHLRTFYPEARDEDWQLYTAGKRVQVIKDTKEHGKGFIQFGTEVVNSKDHSVIALLGESPGASTSVSVALEVLEKNFAEYEKDWTPKLQKMIPSYGKSLIDDVKLMRATRKQTSKDLELNYYESK; the protein is encoded by the coding sequence ATGGCTAATAAAGAGTCAAAAAATGTTGTTATTATTGGCGCTGGTGTCTTAAGTACGACATTTGGTTCTATGATTAAAGAATTAGAACCTGATTGGAACATCAAACTCTATGAACGCTTAGATCGTCCAGGTATTGAAAGTTCTAACGAAAGAAACAATGCCGGTACAGGACATGCGGCGTTATGTGAATTGAACTATACAGTACAACAACCTGATGGTTCAATTGATATAGAAAAAGCCAAAGAAATCAACGAACAATTCGAGATTTCAAAACAATTCTGGGGTCACTTAGTAAAAAGTGGTAACATCAGTAATCCTAGAGATTTCATTAATCCACTTCCTCACATTAGTTTCGTAAGAGGTAAAAATAACGTTAAATTCTTAAAAAACCGTTACGAAGCAATGCGTAACTTCCCTATGTTCGATAACATCGAATATACAGAAGATATCGAAGAAATGAGAAAATGGATGCCATTAATGATGACAGGTCGTACTGGTAACGAAATCATGGCGGCTAGTAAAATTGACGAAGGTACAGATGTTAACTACGGTGAATTAACTCGTAAAATGGCAAAAAGTATTGAAAAACATCCAAATGCTGATGTTCAATACAACCACGAAGTAATTAATTTCAATCGTCGTAAAGACGGTACTTGGGAAGTTAAAGTTAAAAACCGTAATTCTGGAGACGTTGAAACTGTTCTAGCTGATTATGTATTTATCGGTGCAGGCGGTGGCGCTATTCCACTATTACAAAAAACTGGTATCCCAGAAAGTAAACATCTTGGTGGATTCCCTATCAGTGGTCAGTTCTTAATTTGTACAAACCCTGATGTAATTAATGAACATGACGTCAAAGTATATGGTAAAGAACCACCAGGCACACCTCCAATGACTGTACCACACTTAGATACACGTTATATCGAAGGTGAAAGAACATTATTATTTGGACCATTTGCAAATATTGGCCCTAAATTCTTAAGAAACGGTTCTAACTTAGACTTATTCAAATCAGTTAAACCTTATAACATCACAACATTACTAGCATCTGCAGTTAAAAACTTACCTTTAATCAAATACTCTATCGACCAAGTATTAATGACTAAAGAAGGTTGTATGAACCATCTACGCACGTTCTACCCTGAAGCTCGTGACGAAGATTGGCAATTATACACTGCAGGTAAACGTGTTCAAGTTATCAAAGATACTAAAGAACACGGTAAAGGATTCATTCAATTTGGTACAGAAGTTGTTAACTCTAAAGACCACTCTGTTATCGCACTATTGGGTGAATCACCTGGAGCATCAACTTCAGTATCAGTAGCCCTAGAAGTTTTAGAGAAAAACTTTGCTGAGTATGAAAAAGATTGGACTCCAAAATTACAAAAAATGATTCCATCATATGGTAAATCTCTTATCGATGATGTTAAGTTAATGAGAGCAACTCGTAAACAAACATCTAAAGATTTAGAATTAAATTATTACGAATCTAAATAA
- a CDS encoding GNAT family N-acetyltransferase has product MLETHRLKLVKPNLSYTDELYQLHTNKVATKYTPKGIHQNKVATQDFIKGWMRHWDEYQFGYFILIMRDNHEVVGIAGFEYRTIHQQQFLNAYYRIFPSYTGVGLAFESMEEIARHLKKHDTITPKLIRTNQYNTNSIKLAQKLGYNYDANWDDVINKGDRCFFNLQTLDNN; this is encoded by the coding sequence ATGTTAGAAACACATAGATTAAAGCTAGTGAAGCCTAATTTGAGTTATACAGATGAACTTTATCAATTGCATACAAATAAGGTAGCTACAAAGTATACACCTAAAGGTATTCATCAGAATAAAGTAGCAACCCAAGATTTTATTAAAGGATGGATGAGGCATTGGGATGAATATCAATTTGGTTACTTCATTTTAATTATGAGAGATAATCACGAAGTAGTGGGAATAGCGGGATTTGAGTATCGTACAATTCATCAACAACAGTTTCTTAATGCGTATTATAGAATCTTTCCATCGTATACTGGTGTTGGTTTAGCTTTTGAGTCAATGGAGGAGATTGCCCGTCATTTAAAAAAGCATGATACCATAACACCAAAATTAATTCGAACAAATCAATATAATACAAATTCTATTAAATTAGCACAAAAACTTGGATATAATTATGATGCTAACTGGGACGATGTAATTAATAAAGGAGATCGTTGTTTTTTTAATCTACAAACGTTGGATAATAACTAA
- the hisG gene encoding ATP phosphoribosyltransferase has protein sequence MLRVALAKGRLLKSFIEYLQQVNQIDIATVLLNRQRQLLLTVDNIEMILVKGSDVPTYVEQGIADVGIVGSDILNGQKYNINKLLDLPFGKCHFALAAKPETSCYKKVATSYVHTATQFFNKEGMDVEVIHLNGSVELSCVVDMVDAIVDIVQTGSTLTANGLVEKKYISEINAKLITNKESYFKQSSEIERLIKQLGVSISYA, from the coding sequence ATGTTACGAGTTGCATTAGCAAAGGGTCGTTTATTAAAGAGTTTTATCGAATATTTACAACAAGTTAATCAGATAGATATTGCAACTGTACTTTTAAATAGACAGCGACAGTTATTGCTTACAGTCGACAACATTGAAATGATTTTAGTTAAAGGAAGCGATGTTCCTACTTATGTAGAACAAGGTATTGCTGATGTAGGAATTGTGGGGAGTGATATTCTGAATGGTCAAAAATATAATATTAATAAATTACTCGATTTGCCATTTGGTAAATGTCATTTTGCGTTGGCGGCAAAGCCAGAAACATCTTGCTATAAAAAAGTAGCAACGAGCTATGTACATACAGCTACTCAATTCTTCAATAAAGAAGGTATGGATGTAGAAGTGATTCACCTTAACGGTTCAGTTGAATTGTCATGTGTAGTGGATATGGTTGATGCTATTGTAGATATTGTACAAACTGGTTCTACGCTTACAGCTAACGGGCTCGTTGAGAAAAAGTATATCAGTGAAATTAACGCTAAGTTAATTACAAATAAAGAATCATATTTTAAGCAATCATCTGAAATAGAGAGACTAATCAAGC
- a CDS encoding Lrp/AsnC family transcriptional regulator gives MDLTNQKILHLLEQNSKLSLSEIGKEVNLSTPSVRERIYKLIDSKIIERYTIDINYDALGFDINVLIEVTIKNNLYKDFKAFISVQNNVDFCYRISGDSCFIFKAHFKKMSEVETLINEIQYYGHTKTHFIFSETK, from the coding sequence TTGGACCTAACAAATCAAAAGATCCTACACTTACTTGAGCAAAATAGTAAGCTATCGCTTTCTGAAATTGGAAAGGAAGTAAATTTATCTACACCCTCTGTTCGAGAACGAATCTATAAACTTATTGATTCGAAAATCATTGAACGATATACAATCGACATTAATTACGATGCATTAGGTTTCGATATTAATGTTTTGATAGAAGTAACTATAAAAAATAACCTATATAAAGATTTCAAAGCATTCATTTCAGTTCAAAACAATGTTGATTTTTGCTATAGAATTTCTGGAGATAGTTGCTTTATATTTAAAGCGCATTTTAAAAAGATGAGCGAAGTCGAAACACTCATCAACGAAATCCAATATTATGGTCATACAAAAACACATTTTATATTTTCAGAAACAAAATAG
- a CDS encoding YjdF family protein encodes MKLSIFHDGQFFVGVVEYQEGFIHKYLKVTFGNEPSDETVLRFITFKLIPLLNQTHGKKKPIQKHKKINPKRLQRKIAKEQKETNLTTFAQQAIKEEQELNKLKSKKLQRLEKERHRQYKRMLKRKKAHEKHKGH; translated from the coding sequence GTGAAATTATCTATTTTTCATGATGGTCAATTTTTTGTAGGTGTCGTGGAATACCAAGAAGGCTTCATTCATAAATATCTAAAAGTTACATTTGGCAATGAACCTAGCGATGAAACAGTGTTACGATTCATAACTTTTAAACTTATTCCTTTATTAAATCAAACACATGGCAAGAAGAAACCTATTCAAAAGCATAAAAAGATTAATCCAAAACGTTTACAACGTAAAATCGCTAAAGAACAAAAAGAGACCAATTTAACTACATTTGCTCAACAAGCGATTAAAGAAGAACAAGAATTGAATAAGCTAAAGAGTAAAAAACTTCAGCGTTTAGAAAAAGAACGACACAGACAATACAAAAGAATGTTAAAAAGAAAAAAAGCACATGAAAAGCACAAAGGTCACTAA